DNA from Pseudomonas mendocina:
GGCGTCATGTACCACGGTGGTGGTGTAACCGAAGTCGCTGCTGGCACGCGCTGCGGCGTCGATGCACATGTGGCTCATGGCGCCGATCAGGGTAACCTGTTCAATACCGGATTCATCGAGCAGAGCCTTGAGCTCGGTATCGAGAAAGGCGTTCACCTGGTGCTTGAGCACCACGGCTTCGTCTACCAGTGGCTGGACGCTGGTGTGAATGCAGGCTCCTTCGGAGGCTGGGGTAAAGAAGGGCGCGTCGTCGCTCTGGAACTCATGGCGTACGTGCACCACCTTGTCGCCAGCCTTGCGCGCAGCCGCCAGAATGCGGGCGGCATTGTCGGCAGCAGC
Protein-coding regions in this window:
- a CDS encoding cysteine hydrolase family protein, with the translated sequence MSKRALVLIDIQNDYFEEGKWPLHGMEAAADNAARILAAARKAGDKVVHVRHEFQSDDAPFFTPASEGACIHTSVQPLVDEAVVLKHQVNAFLDTELKALLDESGIEQVTLIGAMSHMCIDAAARASSDFGYTTTVVHDACATRDQDFEGLSVPATQVHAAYMASLAFAYASVVSTEQYLNTAR